The Styela clava chromosome 11, kaStyClav1.hap1.2, whole genome shotgun sequence genome includes the window AACGTGCTGCCCTGAATGTACCTACAGGAATTTACCGTGTGCCGTGTTCAATGAGTCCTTGTCGAAATCATTGGCCAAAGATCGAGTTGGCGGCACAACAATTGTACAATACTAAAAAAATCGGTAAAACAATAAGCCCAAAGAAAAACAGGAAAAAtctcaaaataacaaaaattaaagcGTTAGGCGTAATTTCTTAACAATGTAACATGCAGTAATTCTGTGATGAAATAATACTATTTGACGATATAACGCGGCCCGCAACGCAAATTTACAGTCAGCGAACATTGGAATTAGCATTCGTTAAATTGTTGAAGTAGTGGAGAATGTAaagctattttttttatgaaaatcgGCCCAGGAATAGTTTCAGTTTTGCACCATCCGGCAGACCAAAAATATTGCGACCCCTGGTTAGACTTTAGGAGATAGGTCGCTGAATTTTCACAATTATAGCTCAACGGCTCTAGGTTGTTACTTATCATTTCAAACAATTTAAAGAAACTTACGTCATCCGGATTCGTAATTTTAATCATTCTATGTAAAGCTTTTTTCCCTTTCGAGTCAGATTTGCCACTTTCTCCTTTCCCGGGATCTTCTCCCATATTGcttgtttgtttttgaatttctttGATCAAAGGTTTCAACAATGATTTATCTTTTGATTTCAGTGATTTGTCTTGCAATTGTTTTTTTAGCAAAGGCTGATCTTTTGATTTGGTAGCCGGGGTTGAAATTTTATCTGAAATCAAAGTTTTCATGGAATATATTCAAAGAATAATATTCAAAAAGATTCAGCAAGTTTTtactataaatatttaatactaATCTAAGATATTCTTATGGTATCAAGATTTTTGAACGCCGTTATTTTGATACTTCATAAAGCTGACGGTTTACTTTTTAATTGCCCATTTAAAATGAATCCAAGGAATGAAAACCCGGAAGTTTGCAGAAGATTTCTGACAGATTTAATTATGTTTCCATTTTTTGTACcgacattttatttatttcgtgcATTGGTACGACTTTGTAATCGGAAAGGTAAAATGTGCAATATCGGAATTTCAATAATCGGAATCGgttgattttgaaaataccaAATATGTATAGGAAATTATCGTAATCTTAAATTCGAAATCGCTGTTTTGCGATACGTTCGGGCATAATACATCAAATATATTATCTACGTTCAACGTTCATGGTACCGAAAAGATAATGAAGTTAGTCTTAAGGGTGCTTGGATGAAATTGCGCCCAAACACCTCTACAAACTCTTCTGAAATGACTTTTATATGTAAAAAACAAAGGTACTTCTgtatagtatgtgaaccaagatggcggaagccgggacgtagtatgtgtaccagatcaggGTATAGGcgaatattttattccaataatGAGTTCGGggtctagccaagtgactcccgtattatttgtacctgaccctaatctggtacacatactacgttccactgtccgccatcttggtttgcatactacaggagttcCAAATCAAATGTTTTCCAgataccaagatggcgcacaacctgaacatagtagttgtaccaggttagggttcaggttgtgcgccatcttggtgcacatacttcggtagcGCCAGATCTATTATTTATTAGGTTAATAATAAAGCGTGAATATTGCTAGATTCATTATCCGTTGTAGATATCGCCTATTTCTATGCATTTAATTTGGCGATAAATGCTTAATTCGTATCTATCCTCGGCGTGACTTGAATAAATTAACAATcacgagttttttttataatgtcaAGACTATACCATGATTTACTCACCACCACTTGAAGTGCATATGGGTATCTTGACAACTGTTTGTTGATGTTCCGTTGCCTCAAGTTGTTTCGGTTGTTTATGTTCAAGTTTAGGTTTTGCAGCCTGAGTAGCAGTGCTCGGAGGCAATGCCTGATGAACTGTTTTTTCACTTAGTTGTTGCCGAAGCAATGCTTTCTCGTCTTTCACTGGCTCCGATATGCGTGATCGCGTCTGTTCCTGCGCTGAAGTTAATTTTGTTTGCACTTTAGCCTCTGTTATTTTAGAAATTACTGTTTTATGTGTCGACTTTGAGGACTCGACCTGTTGTGATTGCGGTTGTGTTAGCGCAGCGCCCTGTGTAGAACTTGATGTTGATTGCTTTTCTTGTGATTGaggtattttttgtttctgcTCAGTGGATTCCAATTTCGAATGTGCTTGTTGCGACAATTCTTTCTGCAGGTGTTCCAGTCCAGATGATAGCTGAGGCTGGTTAGGATTTTGTGTTTCTTGTTGTGAATCTTTTGGTATTGTCTGAACTCGTTTATCACCTTcagaatatttaaaacaatagtgcaatgcccaaatatatgggcacgaaagcCAAAGGTCGGGTATAGGAATTCCCACGCGCATATTAAAAGTGTTCCCATTAGGTTAATTGAAATGGAGAATTTTGGGCAAAAGAAAATGTCCCATTTAAAATCAGAGAAATTTAATCTAAAATGAAATACATATTCTCCTAGTTGATTCAAATATCATTGACAACCAAAACTCGTGGTATTTGTATCGGACGAATATGTACTTAGTAATAATATAAGGGGTGCTGAACTATACTGATGAAAAGCGGCGGtcgtgaaatgtttaaatggcatttcactgtaATTCAATACTGTCAAAAGATGTCAGTCGTTGAATGctttaagtagcatttcattttaacttctgttaattttgcgttacttttttaacactCGTATCATGCAACGTAGTAATATGTTGTGATTCAAAGCAAAAACCTTACCGCTCATTCCCACGCTGTTTTCAGATCATCTTTCTGTTATTTCAATGCAAATTTGGAACATATTAGATTATAATCACTTATATTGGTAAAATTTGAATTGGGAAGctgatattaaattattattatggtaACAAAAACAGATGTAAAATTATGGTATTTCCTTTCTGTGTATATCAGTATAAACAATATGCTGTTTAATATTCATCTAAACGACTTTAAATCCGTAAACCCGCGAAACAAATTCTTAATAGTTATGATTTCCATAAACATGCCCACAAAACAGAATATAGAAATCATTTAGCAATTTTGTGTTCTGCAAAATgtaatcgctatttcaaaaagaTACCAAGCGATGCAGATAGTTGTGTTGCCATGATAATGTCGGCGAAGTTAtagattgaatataaattttaggTAACAACCAAAGACTCCTATACTATGGGGGCGAGTGAAGTTACTCACACTGTGAAATATACTGCATTCTTCCTTACACATCTTAAGATAGTATACTCAAACTCACTCGCCAGGAATCTCAATATTGCAATTTGTTATCGTgaagaaattgataaaatatggaCAAAcgtacaaataaaaaaattaatgactGCCAGAAGACTATTCGCTACAAGTGGGTTACGTTAAAGTTTTATAAAAGTCATCGTGTAATTTTAGATATGTATCAGTCGTAGATCCCCTTCATCTATAAAACCGCTCTGTTCTCTACACAATATGCCCTTTTTCGATAAACCACTTTATCCAGCGAACTATCGCTCGTTACGTTAAATTATATCATCACCCTTTGACCAACGAGATAACGCATTGCGAGAAAAAGCGTTCAAGAATTTACTGAATACGGGATTTGACTTCAGAATTGGATACAAAGTTCACACTTTAGGATTTAGATTAATTCAGTATTATATCATCGTCACCATCCTTCCTGTATTCTGAATACACGTTGAAATATAGTATCGGATTGAAGattaaaagaaatattttttttattgggtATCtcttttacatatatataaacaataaattcTACCTTGCGGGGTAATGCACGTTCGCATACACGTTTTGctgaaaatttcactaaaatatacaatttttggaaaatagaacatttttacaaataagCAGTAGAAATCGcgtaatatttttatgtatatattagtttaatatttttgattatgaaaagttttcaataaattgatGACAAACGTTATATCTTTTATCGCAGAGAAATCATTGCAATTGAAATTAGGTACCCTATCTTCAATGCAAATGGGGATATATTAGGGGAATCGTGACGAATCAACTCTATAATTACGGAGCTAggctaaaatatttaatatatactaAGATCGTTGAAATCCTGGTAAAACTGCAGTTTATATGCAAGTTATATTGCCctcttgtatttttatatttccgaATAAAGCTAAGCGTTTCAATTTCTTCTGTATTGAGCTTCATAAAAATGTAGCCTGCAATGCGTTTGCTGAATTGCGGAAATGTTAGTCGCGTACGACTTTTCGGGTCGGttacaattttgagttttcaaaaatgggctCTATGACACATTGTGTCGAGACTATATGAGAACATCAGCTTCATTTGAACTTTAAAGAATGATTCCCAATCTCTCGTGATACATTccctttatttaaatttttcattctaCTTCAGTAGAGCCTAACCAgccaaaatcatttttttgagGGGGTATGTGTGgcctttttttcttttttatataatgacgtaatacgacgcttacCCATGCATTGAGCCTGCACGTTAtacagtttttatttgtttgttcactCTTTAGTGGATCGCTAGATAATGATGAGTACTCCAAATAATGTTCTGTTTGAAGGGTGCACAAACATGTATTACAATAATAGGTACTccctgtagtatgtgtgccaggttagggttaggacataattttattccgatttttcttaatttagttatattacgagtccaggactgtctgtgttagccaagtgaatatactcacTGCCCATCGGCCTCAGTCCCTTTgaacaacttgatgtgaagtaggcgaacaaaattggttacctccatattggtacacgtacttctggagcgcccaataatATACCATTCAAGTATAACATATGAGTAATACTATACAAAGACATCAAGTAAAATTTTATTCGAAAAGAAACAAAATTCCTACCCACAAAAAACTCATTCTCCGGTTGTAGAATGTTGATTTAGCGGGTTACTCTGTTGGCAACTTTTCTAATATTAAATATCCATACATTTTTTCCTTTCTTTCAGGACAAATGTACAAGACAAAACAGCTCTGGTATTGGGAGCAGGTCTACTCGGAATATACGGGTGCGCTCTATTGCGAGACAACGGATATGATGAAGTATTCTGCTGTGACATAGACCGAAATCGTTTGAAATTTGTTTCCAAATTCGGAGGAAAGGCGATCTGCCCAGAGGACTTCTTAGATGATGAATTTTTAGGTAACTGGAGAGTTTTTTCCAGTTTTCAAGTAAATGATTTTATGAataacatttgaaaaataattcattCTGAAGGGGATAactgaaaatga containing:
- the LOC120348167 gene encoding uncharacterized protein LOC120348167, with product MSGDKRVQTIPKDSQQETQNPNQPQLSSGLEHLQKELSQQAHSKLESTEQKQKIPQSQEKQSTSSSTQGAALTQPQSQQVESSKSTHKTVISKITEAKVQTKLTSAQEQTRSRISEPVKDEKALLRQQLSEKTVHQALPPSTATQAAKPKLEHKQPKQLEATEHQQTVVKIPICTSSGDKISTPATKSKDQPLLKKQLQDKSLKSKDKSLLKPLIKEIQKQTSNMGEDPGKGESGKSDSKGKKALHRMIKITNPDDMDHDELMKRLRVRFKKKTAKWEGKIIFYSRCAFMMTFALLLLQVLQMLIQPLRGEWISDRVVTILQNVLIALTALVAGLQLKLKMSEKADKYRKGVKIYYHLMRMTSYYIMMTESGGRPEYKNTISFWKDALKKEMESIPVLQAFKQ